atttatttttctccattcctaccttttttttcttcttctctccaTTCTCTTAAACTTTGTACATTCAAGGAAGTCTTAAGTGGGCTTTTTGCACtttgttttgcttttttttcttcttataatCAAACATTCAAAAATCATGTTTGGCAtcgattttactttttctttttttaaaaaaaaaaaaattgtttgactGCAATACCGTTGATATCAAATTCAAGGATGgatcatttaaataattatgatcTAATATCATAAAAAGTTTTATCTATCCTCATTAAACTTCGATTAATTTTCAAATGAGATGATCAAAGTTCAATTCAAGAATTGATATAAAAGTCGCATCATAGATTTAGGACACAGGAGGATTCAAGGCACGAAAAAGTCATGAAATGGTTatccaataattttataataaatattaagaagacaaaaatatataaatttttttatctttaatttttttaaaatttaaaaattctttttattttattttataatttgacaataaaaacGTATTTTTCTACtacttttcaataatttatacaaaaatgtaCCAGAATCTCAAACTTTCCTTTgactttgaaaattaaagtcaaaCTGGAGTTTATATTTATAAACCTCAGCGTCATGCACGTAGATGATAATGtctcataaaataataaaaactttataatattaattggGAATAACATGGTATGACATTTGCAATGTGCATGTCGCTTTCCTTGTTTCCAAACAGTGAAAAAGATAGATACCTCCattactaaaattttaagatatggAATCCCCAACTattacatatttataaaattttgattgttgaCAATGCacgataaaatttaaattgttaataaaaatataaacatatgagaacatatataaaaaaaatgatattaaaatataaagcaatgaatcttatatatatgatacaaattaataatatttatatataaagtaaatGAGGCTTTAATTATAAATGTAACGTGGTCATCGTATTAatggtatattttcaataaatatcataaaaaaataggaaCAAAAGAGACATGAAATTACAAATCTAATCtcccactttttctttttctttttcttttttaccaaaaaactcattttggacaaaaatatctttatttttttcttacaaaaatatctttatttttttcttacaaaaataacatgttaTGCTAAAACtcatatataaataatgaaaatgttgaaGGGTATTCATGTAAAAAATTGACTACTCTTCAagttaaaaaaatggaagatgttagttttacaaatttgagatctttccatcccttttaatcaattaatcataaaaagTATGTGATATCACACATTAAATAGAAGAGAAAGTTAttaaggttatatatatatatatgtgaattcttcttaattttataaatgcgttttaaagttatgagagtctttttatatttaaagcaaacaatatctataCGATTGAGTGAAGATTATTACAAACGGTATCAGAGTTGATTCACGATCGTAAAGTTTATTAGGTCTCATAGGATGTGTTTCTTTATTTATCTCCATAATCTCATGGGATGATTTCAGTATGAGGGTTTGTTTGATTTCGTATAAAAGTTTTTGTCTGTTTGATCTCACAATCATAAAAGATACAagatatttataatatcttatatcaaataaaataaaaaattactagagttatatatgtatgagtttTTGTTatccattaaaataatatctttacTATTGCATGCAAAATATATGTCGGTATTATAATAAGATTCCACAATTATATCTCCAAGAGCCATTTTAACAAAAATGCGTGGGTGCGCCTCCGCGGGAGGCCTTTCACATTTAAACATTCTGGTAATTAGAAGGGCATTGGCCCTAGCGATCTTAAATGGTCACTTTTTACACTCGAGAACTTATATAATCCAATAGAATTCCTTTTAGTCACATAAACTATATTAAGTGGTACAAAGATAGTGCAAAAGTGAGATGGAACATGACGTTAATGTTCGTGAAACATGACGGCATTTTTTTAGGACGTGAAATCGACCCAAAGCAGAAGATGACCAAAACAGACCACTGACCCATATTTGGTCCTGTGTAAAAATAAATTCCCTCACATTggttataattgattttaaatcattatttttagtaaaatagtatatttatcttattttaggTGCTTCTGTTTGGTGTCACCTCGCACTTTATTAAGCTTACATCTCTGCTATTGATGCAACCCACCACCAGCCTTCATATACGCGTATACGAATAACATCAAACAATATTATCTAATTAGGTTTGTGGTAGCTTTTGAAGATGCTGGGTAGACTACCGACTTTGTAAAAGTAAGTTAATTTAAGTTAGAAgattaggtggtgtttgttttttgattgaatagaaataattaaaatatttgattttttttattcgatTAAAAGTAATATGTTGATATCATCCAATATGAttaaaatgaacttgttattAATAAAAGCTCAGTTTAGTTATGTTGGATGATATTAATAGGTTACTTTtagcttaataaaaaaaatcaaatattttgattttttttctattcagtcaaaaaacaaacatcaccttagaCTTCGTATAGAATGATGTGAGACattatgaaacatttttttaatatttagatttataaaaattagaggttttattatgttttggaaattacttttgaaaatttaaagaatcACTTCAATTGAATTATATAGATATTTAGTAAGTAATTATTAAAATAGTAATTagtaggtgttttttttttaaaaaaaaaatactagatTTTCCCTATCGTCAAATATTAATAGATTTTCCATACAAATCTTTTCCATGAAAGCATAgttgaaaaagttaaaaacttaGAAGCCCTTTCTCTCAAATCCCTGTCAAAATGTccttgaaaatatgatttaataatgttaaaatgTAACTTTGAGtggttaatttttatatcaaaaaatattaattttatcttaaacgaaaaacattagaaaatattttgaatacaaaaaactaatttttgttttttattttatgttttcaagaacaaaaaataggatATTTCTaaagaacatcttttagttgttttctaacaactattttaataaataagtatacaaaaatatagaataatttaaaataaaatattaaatataaaaattatttttaaaaatattaaaaaatattttaaatttataaatagatttttgttctataaaaatcataaaattttaaaaaaattttttaaaaatatatattttttagaattattttttaaaatagttaccaaGCAAACCCTTACACAGTCTTTTATTAAACCACTTTCAAACCATTTATAGTAACATGACTTAAAGTCTATTTCATCAtgattttttaagtatttttaattttcctaacattgaaaattttttattaaaaaaactgtttttaaatgaTAGAAAGAGTAAAAGCATTTCACAGGTCATTGACAAATAAGATCTTAATAGCATTGAAAAGTaactcaatttttaaaatattaaatattaaatggttttcttggttttctttcttattactCCAAATTCTTATTTATGTTTGTTTATTGTTATTACCCTTTTGTTTCCTCCCATGagcttattatttaatattaattaaagtaaatacgtgcaatttaataatttaaaaaaaattaaattagtcaAAGCAAATAACTTTAACACTCAagttaatattaaataaaaaactttagatCAACAAATTCAAtaagatttaaattaaataattaagtattaagtgtacattatgtttttttttttaaattacattagagATAGTCAAATTCTTTAGAtatcccaaaaattttaaacaatttttaaaatcatcactttttcaaattaaattttaagctattattattattttatttaatataaataaaaaataaaaataaaaacttttatatgtaGGTAAAGCTTTttgtacaaaaatataaatttacgCCATAagaatcacttttaaaaaaatttaaaaatttaaaatttaataaaaatcaatgttttcaaaatcggaCCTATCATTGAACTGAAAAAGTTACGAGTTCACGGTTCACTGACTGGATCGATGATCAAATTGGTGacgttataaatatatattttattattttatatattattaaaaattaataaattaataaattctatctaaattcCTCCGTTCACAGCCGTCAGGTGGGGGGTTTACAGGCAACCGGGGGGTGTGGGATGTTTATAGCCGAGGGGGGCGGGGTACCAGCCGGTTGGGGTGGTTTCCAACGGCAAGGAGCTTTCCAATGCCAGCTTCCAACGCCGCGACGGGAAACTAGGAAGAGGCGACGGCAGGGAGGGTTGCCGACTTGTAACGACCATCGGTGGGAGCTGTTTGGGTGTCGTGGGTCACGGTGCGTCGGTGGCGGGCGGAGCGACAGGCCGACAGCAACTGCGGGGGAGGAGGGAGGGTTTGTAGTTTGCAACTTTGATTTTCATTATATACCCTCCAAAACGGCATCATTTTGatggtgttttaaaaaaattaatttaattaacttgGTCGGTTCGTCCAATTCACCAGTTGAACCGCTTGTTCAAGTGGTCCAACCCCTAGTTCAATGCTATTCCGGCCCAATTGACTGGATCGGATCAGAACCGTTACCTGCCGGTGGTCGGACCGATCGGTccaatccaattttaaaaaccatggtaaaaatatttcaaattttcagacaataaaaatctttttgtaaatttcttttaaatggtttttaaaattattacttttttgaAATAAGTCTCTTAAAAAGTTATTATAtcttatacaaaaattattaatattttcttattttaaaaacaaaaaacatgaagaaTATCAAATCAACACAAGTGTCCCATTTTATTAAATGTGATCAAAGCTTTTTTATTAGTTGCTTTATACAAGTtgtacaaaaaaatatcaagctTGAACGtcaatattacaaaataaaaaataaataaataaaattgtcacAGTGTTTGTGATAAAGATATTAGGAAAATTCATAATGTGTAGTCAATACAAGTCATCAAAATGGGGCATGGCCACAAATGATGTGCAGCTTGTGGACAAGGATGTGCACATCATACGCTGGTAATAGAAACTGACTCCTTGATAGCATGTAGGAGGAAATGACACCGAGTCATCACTTCTTGTTGTCTGAGTTTGAGCTGCCAGCATTGGATGCTCCTTTCCACCTATAAACACCCCATTTGGTTACCCTTTTTTCAGTGTTTGTACCATCAGCTATGCGGCTATGCCTCCTTCCGTTTGTATGTTTATCTAAGGACTGACATACATCGAACCCCTCTTATGTCTATTTTCCCACCTACACCTGTTTGGACCCAAGGAAAAATTAAACCATCATGGAAAGAGGGGctcaattttctttttgggtGTAGCTTAATTGGGGGTTACTGATAACTACATATCGAGTGCACGTGACGGTGGTCTTATTCCaagtatttttagtaaaaatgttttctctacgagtgattttaggaaaataaCCTATTAATAGTTCATTTTATAGTAATTggtgattttaagaaacatttctaatatttttaacacttgaaaaattttattatttaaatattaaaaaaaataaaaacatttttttttagaattattaccaaacacactttaaaagtcttaatttttctaaaacttaaaaaattttatatttcaaatattaaaaaaactttaacgCTTTTTATACTCACCACCAAACATGCTAtagtgtttcttaaaaaaaactagaagtgatttttcaaccctaaatgatttttcatattcttaaaagtgtttcttaaattttgtcaaacaccttatttttattcaaaaatattttttaaattaaaagtactTTCATATAATCATTATTAAATTGACTTTTAttataagagtttgtttgataatgattttaagaatcgtttttaatatttctaatacttgaaaatttttatttttcaaatattagaaattctAGAAACGCTTATaagaattactatcaaacatactttAAGTCTAATATATGACACATAATACGGGGTTCAAATTGGTGATTAAACTTtgctttatttgattaaaagggtcattaaaaacccaattttggaaatccaacctttatcttttttttttttgtgtcattttgacaaaaatactctcatttttttatgatagaagtaatcattattttaatatacgtgtaaatacttgaaatagtaaaaaacatttatataaaaaatgagttacttttcaagtaaaaacatggaaaatattGAATTCACAAATATAAGggttattattaatttttaaatttttgataaatcttaataaataccaaaaaaaaaaaagtataattttaACACAAGAAAAAATTCCAAATAGAAAATTAAGATGTTATGAATTTTAATGTTTTGCCTTTTACAACTTTTATTGTCCTCATAgaccattttattattaattttttaatcagaaaataataataacttatatacaaattataataaattttatataaaaaaaaatatgaacttatttttaaggtaaaattcaaaattttcttacattttataCCGAAATTATCATCCTTTCTTATttctaaaaatggaaaataaaaaatgtactaaatttataacaaatatatacatacatattattttatattcctaaattgtatttttatccattgaaaataaataattcttaGGGAAATAAATATACGcaaatatttttcctatttatttattttctaaaattatttaataatattattccAGCGCACACCTCCTAAGATTAGTATTTTACCAGTTTGGGATATAAGCTAAATTTAAAAAAGGTAGTAAAATCCCAACGGttaaatcaagaatatattatttttctaacaGAAGCATCTAATAACCCAACATTCCCCTAAAACGGGCTCCATAAAACCGCTTACAACCCTTTTACTCCAACCCGCCGGAGCATCCGCGTCCTTATCCGTCTTTTCGCACATCCTCCTCCTCCACCCTCCGTCACCACACTATAAAGGGACAACCACCTGTCACCATTCTCACTCACGCTTGCTCATGGAGATGGAAGACCCACACACTAACCCGTCGCCTTCTTCTCTCAAAGACAGGCTCAAGTCTTCCCTCTGTCTCTCATGTTGCTTCCGCACAAACCCTCGCCAGAACCTGGAATCCGACGAGAAGTCCATCAAACCTTCCTGCGTTTGGCTCAAGTCCAGAGCCCAGGACCTGCCGGAGATCAAAGAGAAGTTGGTCTCCCAATTCCGAGGCCGCCGCCACTCCTCGCAGTTCAGGTACGACCCTCTCAGCTACTCTCTCAATTTCGACCAAGGCATCGACGAGAACCACGTCGATCAGATTCAATTCAGGAACTTTGCCGCCAGATTGCCGCCGACGCCGCCGCGGACGGTGGAGCCGGTGATGGTTGATTCCAGAGAAGTGCGTGTAGTTAGTTAGTCTAGGGTTTTCAGAAGTGTGTTTTGGGAGTACACCGTCGTTGCGGCGGCGGCGATGGCGATGGCGATGGGATCAGTGGTTAGTGGGTTTTAGCGTCTCATGATTTTTGATGTACGAAACTATGTGCGGGAGTTCTCGGGCGATTATTTACTCCTACAGCACTGCAGTATGAGTACGGTGCTCCACGTGGGGTCAGTCGAATTATTAATTTTCCCTTTCTGAATTTACTGTTCTCATATCTTCCACATTTCACATGAATTTACGAACGCTGATCGGTTATGAAATGCAAAATTATACCATaactaaaatttcatattttttttcataaggaaaaagtGTGTTTTCGTACGTTCAACTcgtaaaatataaattttaaacaatcatgtaaaaataattaatatttaatttaattttttaatatattttattatcataaatacataaaattaaattatttttaaaaaaattctattttataaatatttttataagaaaatattgagttcatgtccattttttttttagtcatatTTAGTGATGAAGGATATCATCATTACTCAATGAATTTGAGGTTAGATTGTGCACGAAGCATGAAGGTTCTCCATAAGAAGATTATTGGAGAAGAAATGATTGAGAGAAATCACATCATTGTTGAAGTATTATATGGGCCCGACCATATTGAGGgtttttttaaaggaatttaTTTTTGgtagaatagtttttaatttttattattattttaattctgaaaaaaaaaaaaaaaaaaaaaaaacctcccgACCATTGTGTCAACGTCAACTGAAGGCATCTTTGGAAGAATAAACCCCAAAAGCAGAATGATTGGTAACGTAGGAaagaagtagaaaaaaaaaaaaaaaaaaggaaaggaaaagtcaccgaaaacaaacaaaaaatcaaagaaaccgCAAACACCCAGAGTCACGTTACCATACCGTGAGTGATTTAAGGTGATAGGTAGGTGTCAAGAAGGAGCTTGATGTTTGCCCATGAGTCCATGACAAAATTAAGAGAAGTGAATCCTTGCATTACAGCAAATAATGCAGAAAACCAGAAATAGGGACTTTGGCAGAATACTATTGGTGAATACTAATACGTGTTAAAGGGGCTTTTCACACTCAGCTTTTTACCTAGTGGGACTGCCTTATCGGCTTATCACAAAGCAAGATGCCCGAGGTGGGTGGGCAGCTTCTTTTCTATCTGCTGATGCAGCTGTGTGACCCAGACC
Above is a window of Vitis vinifera cultivar Pinot Noir 40024 chromosome 11, ASM3070453v1 DNA encoding:
- the LOC104880693 gene encoding uncharacterized protein LOC104880693, producing MEMEDPHTNPSPSSLKDRLKSSLCLSCCFRTNPRQNLESDEKSIKPSCVWLKSRAQDLPEIKEKLVSQFRGRRHSSQFRYDPLSYSLNFDQGIDENHVDQIQFRNFAARLPPTPPRTVEPVMVDSREVRVVS